A stretch of Saccharothrix texasensis DNA encodes these proteins:
- a CDS encoding BTAD domain-containing putative transcriptional regulator, whose product MRVGVLGPLEVTADGTAVEVGGARVRALLVRLAVAAGRVVTTEELADALWPEDRPADEVAAVRSLVSRLRRALPADVLRSAHGGYRLDLPADAVDALRFDRLARETRAALTAGDPGAARRLAAEATALWRGPALADAAGAPFAVGYVAGLDETRLAVVEDGAAADLACGRAEHLVAELTDLAARHPLRERLQALLLRALVATGRPAEALVAYEEVRRRIADELGADPGPELRETHQEILRAEPADQPRPGNLRMPLTSLVGRSADVERVAGQLAAHRLVTLVGPGGAGKTRLATTVAARLPGGAWLVELASVTDPDDVAPAVLGALGLRDQRTVDRPVALVDTMTRLVDVLSRTDAVIVLDNCEHLVDAAARFADELLGRCPRLRVLATSREPLGVYGEVVSPVPPLDGDAAVRLLAERAAAVRPGFTVTPDDAEAVAEVCRRLDGLPLAIELAAARLRSLTVAQLAARLDDRFRLLTGGSRTAMPRHQTLRAVVAWSWDLLSEPERDFAARLAVFPAGLDLEAAERLAGADAFDLLAALVDKSLVQVVDGARYRMLETIREYCLERLAEGGRVAAARAEHAEYFRDLAETAEPHLRGKEQLTWIARLEAERDNLIAALHFAADSGDADTAVRLAAAMGLFWTMRGNRAESVPWLRLALAVPGDAPATARQVVSAFLLVNNAVTGGFQDLDDHISRLAELVAESAGAEHPVLVLLEPMLGLFLDDAGRALSAVDRRLDVPDPWARAVLWMVRGAVRENEGDLRGARDDITTAIAGLREVGDRFALAQALTGVAEAHLRFGDPEEAITALEESIRLLAELDADDDAAHEQILLATARIQLGDVATARADCLALTKPLSSQPWAARGVAFAWLVLGDLARYDGHLAEAERQYEAAQASLAGEPFVVPQFHAQILTSLAHLAVERGDHAAAAEAVRTAFDHAMSAKDMPVLARVAVAEAAVRTHFANPTDGAKALGVAENLRGAADPRNPEITRLATHLHDTIGPAAYDLAYATGLALDRADAIALIRPTP is encoded by the coding sequence ATGCGGGTGGGGGTGTTGGGGCCGCTGGAGGTCACGGCGGACGGCACGGCGGTCGAGGTGGGCGGCGCCAGGGTGCGCGCCCTGCTGGTGAGGTTGGCGGTGGCCGCGGGCCGCGTCGTCACCACCGAGGAGCTGGCCGACGCGCTGTGGCCCGAGGACCGGCCGGCGGACGAGGTGGCCGCGGTCCGGTCGCTGGTGTCCCGGCTGCGCCGCGCCCTGCCGGCCGACGTGCTGCGGTCCGCGCACGGCGGCTACCGGCTCGACCTGCCCGCCGACGCGGTCGACGCGCTCCGGTTCGACCGGCTCGCCCGCGAGACCAGGGCCGCGCTGACCGCGGGCGACCCGGGCGCCGCGCGGCGGCTGGCGGCGGAAGCGACGGCGCTGTGGCGCGGACCGGCCTTGGCCGACGCGGCGGGCGCGCCGTTCGCGGTCGGCTACGTCGCCGGCCTGGACGAGACGCGGCTGGCCGTCGTGGAGGACGGGGCGGCGGCCGACCTGGCGTGCGGCCGGGCCGAGCACCTGGTCGCCGAGCTCACCGACCTCGCCGCCCGCCACCCGCTGCGCGAACGGCTGCAAGCCCTGCTGCTGCGCGCCCTCGTCGCGACCGGCCGCCCGGCGGAGGCCCTGGTCGCCTACGAGGAGGTCCGCCGCCGCATCGCCGACGAGCTGGGCGCCGACCCCGGCCCCGAACTGCGCGAGACGCACCAGGAGATCCTCCGCGCCGAACCGGCCGACCAGCCGCGCCCCGGCAACCTGCGGATGCCGTTGACCAGCCTGGTCGGCCGGTCCGCCGACGTCGAACGGGTCGCCGGGCAGCTCGCGGCCCACCGGCTGGTCACCCTCGTCGGACCGGGCGGCGCGGGCAAGACCCGCCTGGCCACCACGGTCGCCGCCCGGCTGCCCGGCGGCGCGTGGCTGGTCGAGCTGGCGTCGGTGACCGACCCGGACGACGTCGCGCCCGCCGTGCTCGGCGCGCTCGGCCTGCGCGACCAGCGCACCGTCGACCGGCCCGTGGCGCTGGTCGACACCATGACCCGGCTGGTGGACGTGCTGTCGCGCACCGACGCGGTGATCGTGCTGGACAACTGCGAGCACCTGGTCGACGCGGCGGCCCGGTTCGCCGACGAGCTGCTCGGCCGCTGCCCCCGGCTGCGCGTGCTGGCCACCAGCCGGGAACCGCTCGGCGTGTACGGGGAGGTGGTCAGCCCGGTGCCGCCGCTGGACGGCGACGCGGCCGTGCGGCTGCTCGCCGAACGCGCCGCGGCGGTGCGCCCCGGCTTCACCGTGACGCCGGACGACGCCGAGGCGGTCGCCGAGGTGTGCCGGCGGCTGGACGGCCTCCCGCTGGCGATCGAACTGGCCGCCGCCCGGCTGCGGTCGCTGACGGTCGCGCAGCTGGCCGCCCGCCTCGACGACCGGTTCCGCCTGCTCACCGGCGGCAGCCGCACCGCCATGCCGCGGCACCAGACGTTGCGCGCGGTGGTGGCGTGGAGCTGGGACCTGCTGTCGGAGCCGGAACGGGACTTCGCCGCGCGACTGGCCGTGTTCCCGGCGGGCCTCGACCTGGAGGCCGCCGAACGGCTCGCCGGCGCCGACGCGTTCGACCTGCTCGCCGCCCTGGTCGACAAGTCGCTGGTGCAGGTCGTCGACGGCGCCCGCTACCGGATGCTGGAGACGATCCGCGAATACTGCCTGGAACGGCTCGCCGAGGGCGGCCGGGTCGCCGCGGCCCGGGCCGAGCACGCCGAGTACTTCCGCGACCTCGCCGAGACCGCCGAACCGCACCTGCGCGGCAAGGAGCAGCTGACCTGGATCGCCAGGCTGGAGGCCGAGCGGGACAACCTGATCGCCGCGCTGCACTTCGCCGCCGACAGCGGCGACGCCGACACCGCCGTGCGGCTGGCCGCCGCGATGGGCCTGTTCTGGACCATGCGCGGCAACCGGGCCGAGTCGGTGCCCTGGCTGCGCCTCGCGCTGGCGGTGCCGGGGGACGCGCCCGCCACGGCACGCCAGGTCGTGTCCGCGTTCCTGCTCGTGAACAACGCGGTGACGGGCGGCTTCCAGGACCTCGACGACCACATCTCCCGGCTCGCCGAGCTGGTCGCCGAGTCCGCCGGCGCCGAGCACCCGGTGCTCGTGCTGCTGGAGCCGATGCTGGGGCTGTTCCTCGACGACGCCGGACGGGCGTTGTCGGCGGTGGACCGGCGGCTGGACGTGCCGGACCCGTGGGCGCGGGCCGTGCTGTGGATGGTGCGCGGCGCGGTGCGGGAGAACGAGGGCGACCTGCGCGGCGCGCGTGACGACATCACCACCGCCATCGCCGGGCTGCGCGAGGTGGGCGACCGGTTCGCGCTGGCCCAGGCGCTGACCGGGGTGGCCGAGGCGCACCTGCGCTTCGGCGACCCGGAGGAGGCGATCACGGCGCTGGAGGAGTCGATCCGGCTGCTCGCCGAACTCGACGCCGACGACGACGCGGCCCACGAACAAATCCTGCTGGCCACCGCGCGCATCCAACTGGGCGACGTGGCCACGGCCCGAGCCGACTGCCTCGCGCTGACCAAGCCCCTGTCGTCGCAGCCGTGGGCGGCGCGCGGTGTCGCGTTCGCCTGGCTGGTGCTCGGCGACCTGGCCCGCTACGACGGACACCTGGCCGAGGCGGAACGGCAGTACGAGGCGGCCCAGGCCTCGCTCGCGGGCGAGCCGTTCGTCGTGCCGCAGTTCCACGCGCAGATCCTGACGTCACTCGCGCACCTCGCCGTGGAGCGCGGCGACCACGCGGCGGCCGCGGAAGCCGTCCGCACCGCCTTCGACCACGCCATGTCGGCCAAGGACATGCCGGTCCTGGCCCGGGTCGCCGTCGCCGAGGCGGCCGTGCGCACCCACTTCGCCAACCCGACCGACGGGGCCAAGGCCCTGGGCGTGGCCGAGAACCTGCGCGGCGCCGCCGACCCCCGCAACCCGGAGATCACCCGCCTCGCCACCCACCTGCACGACACCATCGGCCCCGCCGCCTACGACCTGGCCTACGCCACCGGTCTCGCCCTCGACCGCGCCGACGCCATCGCCCTGATCCGACCGACCCCATGA
- a CDS encoding acyl-CoA reductase, translated as MTVAHDDPHVARLFDHMARLVCDGVGDPLDLHEQLVELSTANSPDVARYWKQVGVGVGVPDTAYKDGGPNLFPDAPVVRVFRTSGTTGSTRGTVRYSKLGLELKGLAIEANARRHLRPDDGVRPVVLPFAPSEQAAPEMAIAFDMARIAKSCGDPALSTAVVGADGVDFDLLARRLDAAVAEGLPVVLVGATFAFVNICDALEEQGRSWQLPPGSRMYDGGGFKGRSRVMRVDDLRAAVRRVFGIERHGNIFGMTELANMLYDASDTPVGPLGERAKGSHPAGGPKVRDPRTREHLAEGRGLLEVTDLSLLDRPHVLLTGDVGIAGPDGVAIAGRIAGSSSRGCSLTLDEMTGGAA; from the coding sequence ATGACCGTTGCCCACGACGATCCCCACGTCGCGCGGCTCTTCGACCACATGGCGCGACTTGTCTGCGACGGTGTGGGCGACCCCCTCGACCTCCACGAGCAGCTGGTCGAGCTGTCCACGGCGAACTCGCCGGACGTGGCCCGGTACTGGAAGCAGGTCGGCGTGGGCGTCGGCGTTCCGGACACCGCCTACAAGGACGGGGGTCCGAACCTGTTCCCGGACGCGCCGGTGGTCCGCGTGTTCCGCACCAGCGGAACGACCGGGAGCACCCGCGGCACCGTGCGCTACTCCAAGCTCGGGCTGGAGCTGAAGGGGCTCGCCATCGAGGCCAACGCCCGGCGGCACCTGAGACCGGACGACGGCGTGCGGCCCGTGGTCCTCCCGTTCGCGCCGTCGGAGCAGGCCGCGCCGGAGATGGCGATCGCGTTCGACATGGCCCGCATCGCCAAGTCGTGCGGCGACCCCGCGCTCAGCACGGCCGTCGTGGGCGCCGACGGGGTGGACTTCGACCTGCTGGCGCGGCGCCTGGACGCGGCCGTGGCCGAAGGGCTGCCGGTCGTGCTCGTCGGCGCGACCTTCGCGTTCGTCAACATCTGCGACGCCCTGGAGGAACAGGGCCGGAGCTGGCAGCTTCCGCCCGGCTCGCGGATGTACGACGGCGGCGGGTTCAAGGGCCGCTCGCGGGTCATGCGCGTGGACGACCTGCGCGCCGCCGTGCGCCGGGTCTTCGGCATCGAGCGGCACGGCAACATCTTCGGCATGACCGAGCTGGCCAACATGCTCTACGACGCCTCCGACACACCGGTCGGCCCGCTCGGCGAACGTGCCAAGGGCAGCCACCCGGCGGGCGGCCCGAAGGTCCGCGACCCCCGCACGCGCGAGCACCTGGCGGAGGGCCGAGGCCTGCTGGAGGTCACCGACCTGTCCCTGCTGGACCGGCCGCACGTGCTGCTCACCGGCGACGTCGGCATCGCCGGGCCGGACGGCGTGGCCATCGCGGGCCGGATCGCGGGCAGCTCCAGCCGCGGTTGCTCGCTGACCCTGGACGAGATGACGGGAGGCGCGGCATGA
- a CDS encoding ATP-binding cassette domain-containing protein — protein MEYAFEAEGLVKRYGKTTALAGVDLAARPGTVLGVLGPNGAGKTTAVRILATLLRPDGGRAAVGGLDVVSDAARVRRLIGLTGQYASVDEDLTGVQNLVLIGQLLNLRTSQAKARAAELLRDFELTEAGGRQAKTYSGGMRRRLDLAASLVGRPDVIYLDEPTTGLDPAKRDDIWQVVRTLVADGATVLLTTQYLEEADALADEISVIDHGRVIAHGTPASLKRIVGGQTVLVRPADPARLADAAAVLAEVSGHQPESTARGVVTVPVDGDAAFTEVVRRLEQRRISVTELSLRLPSLDEVFFTLTGKHTEVAA, from the coding sequence ATGGAGTACGCATTCGAGGCGGAGGGCCTGGTCAAGCGGTACGGCAAGACGACCGCACTGGCCGGCGTCGACCTCGCCGCGCGACCCGGGACCGTGCTGGGGGTGCTCGGGCCGAACGGCGCGGGCAAGACGACCGCGGTGCGGATCTTGGCCACGTTGCTGCGGCCGGACGGCGGACGCGCGGCGGTCGGCGGGCTGGACGTGGTGTCGGACGCGGCGCGGGTGCGCCGGTTGATCGGGCTGACCGGGCAGTACGCCTCGGTGGACGAGGACCTGACCGGCGTGCAGAACCTCGTGCTGATCGGGCAGCTGCTCAACCTGCGCACCTCGCAGGCCAAGGCGCGGGCCGCCGAGCTGCTGCGCGACTTCGAGCTCACCGAGGCGGGCGGGCGGCAGGCCAAGACCTACTCCGGTGGCATGCGACGGCGGCTGGACCTCGCCGCGAGCCTGGTCGGCCGGCCCGACGTGATCTACCTGGACGAGCCGACCACCGGGCTGGACCCGGCCAAGCGGGACGACATCTGGCAGGTGGTGCGCACGCTCGTGGCCGACGGCGCGACCGTGCTGCTGACCACGCAGTACCTGGAAGAGGCGGACGCGCTGGCCGACGAGATCTCGGTCATCGACCACGGGCGGGTGATCGCGCACGGCACGCCCGCGTCGCTCAAGCGGATCGTCGGCGGGCAGACCGTGCTGGTGCGGCCGGCGGACCCGGCCCGCCTGGCGGACGCCGCCGCCGTGCTGGCCGAGGTGTCCGGGCACCAGCCGGAGTCGACCGCGCGGGGCGTGGTGACCGTGCCGGTGGACGGCGACGCGGCGTTCACCGAGGTGGTGCGGCGGCTGGAGCAGCGGCGGATCTCGGTGACCGAGCTGTCGCTGCGGCTGCCGAGCCTGGACGAGGTGTTCTTCACGTTGACCGGCAAGCACACGGAGGTGGCGGCATGA
- a CDS encoding acyl-CoA reductase produces MSVSWTPGWLTAEGVPFTLKAGAHEWRGVRPTDWAAVGDGLRTAHENLRRMPVRRIVEAVDAVVDLWGKRDFTARRATVRDAALVTGMSEETIDHALDAELGNLRAESLLAALTRELGDPEVLDGFRGGTTAVGPRTVLAVFSGNVPGLPSRSLVRSLLVKASVIAKIPAKEPHFTAAFLRTLHDVEPVLADAVVATYWDRDDEAVLEAALGQADAVIAYGGDQACAAIRTKVGPHQLYEEHGHKLSFGIVSAEYAAQHGPAEVARRIAADCSDFDQHACLSPQVYLVQREHARSIAEHLAAAMRREAQDSPPGTIDAQDATVLQHRRLVAEWRAATSDDSEVWAPDGLEWTVVLDDALMPLSGAGNRVARIVSVPDVAAAVDAMRPFAEHLQNVGLGAVGEEFRRTARELAVLGASRVSAPGEMTKPSMVWRHDGQPRIAGLVRWCDIELHPELDRP; encoded by the coding sequence ATGAGCGTGTCGTGGACGCCCGGGTGGCTGACGGCGGAAGGCGTGCCGTTCACCCTGAAAGCCGGCGCGCACGAGTGGCGTGGCGTGCGCCCCACCGACTGGGCCGCCGTCGGCGACGGACTCCGGACCGCGCACGAGAACCTGCGGCGGATGCCCGTGCGGCGCATCGTCGAGGCCGTCGACGCGGTCGTGGACCTGTGGGGCAAGCGGGACTTCACCGCCCGTCGGGCCACCGTGCGGGACGCGGCGCTGGTCACCGGCATGTCGGAGGAGACGATCGACCACGCGCTGGACGCCGAGCTGGGCAACCTGCGCGCCGAGTCGCTGCTGGCCGCGCTGACGCGGGAACTGGGCGACCCGGAGGTGCTCGACGGCTTCCGCGGCGGCACCACCGCGGTCGGGCCGCGCACCGTGCTGGCGGTGTTCTCCGGCAACGTCCCGGGGCTGCCGTCGCGGTCGTTGGTGCGGTCGCTGCTGGTGAAGGCGTCCGTGATCGCCAAGATCCCGGCCAAGGAGCCGCACTTCACCGCCGCGTTCCTGCGCACCCTGCACGACGTGGAGCCGGTGCTCGCCGACGCCGTCGTGGCGACCTACTGGGACCGGGACGACGAGGCCGTGCTGGAAGCCGCGCTCGGCCAGGCCGACGCCGTGATCGCCTACGGCGGCGACCAGGCGTGCGCGGCGATCCGGACCAAGGTCGGGCCGCACCAGCTCTACGAGGAGCACGGGCACAAGCTGTCGTTCGGCATCGTCAGCGCCGAGTACGCGGCACAGCACGGCCCCGCCGAGGTGGCCCGTCGCATCGCCGCCGACTGCAGCGACTTCGACCAGCACGCGTGCCTCTCGCCGCAGGTCTACCTGGTGCAGCGGGAGCACGCCCGGTCGATCGCCGAGCACCTGGCGGCGGCGATGCGCCGGGAGGCGCAGGACAGTCCACCCGGGACGATCGACGCGCAGGACGCCACCGTGCTGCAGCACCGCCGCCTCGTCGCCGAGTGGCGTGCGGCCACTTCGGACGACAGCGAGGTGTGGGCGCCCGACGGTCTGGAGTGGACGGTCGTGCTGGACGACGCGCTCATGCCGCTCAGCGGAGCGGGCAACCGGGTCGCGCGGATCGTGTCCGTGCCGGACGTGGCGGCGGCGGTCGACGCGATGCGGCCGTTCGCCGAGCACCTGCAGAACGTCGGCCTCGGCGCGGTCGGCGAGGAGTTCCGGCGGACCGCGCGCGAACTGGCCGTGCTCGGCGCCAGCCGGGTGTCCGCGCCCGGCGAGATGACCAAACCGTCCATGGTGTGGCGGCACGACGGGCAGCCACGCATCGCCGGCCTCGTGCGCTGGTGCGACATCGAGCTCCACCCGGAGCTCGACAGACCTTAG
- a CDS encoding S1 family peptidase: MTSSRTARLAGAIVLSIGLAIPSLPAAAAPATAATTSPESAVRVSLGMAEAMKRDFGLTAEGVQTRLAQEEKARGAETVARKLYGSSYAGSWFDPATGKLAVAVAGDAAADKTGLDVTVVPVAHSYAQLDAAKTAIDRQAGKAAPAGVNGWYVDVRTNTVVVTVNRHKVDAEVTAFIDDAKSLHHAVRVVEEEHSPQLYADVVGGWPYWINNAGRCSIGFAVYGGFVSAGHCGTPGSQATDQYGALYGYFAGSTFPYYDYSYVQTVAGVNLWGYMEGYNGYWYYVRGSAQVAVGSGVCRSGSTTGMWCNYIQARNQTVNYPQGVVYNLTRTNVCAEPGDSGGSWLSSNQAQGVTSGGSGNCSSGGTTYYQEVNPILSAYGLSLVLS; the protein is encoded by the coding sequence ATGACTTCTTCCCGCACTGCCCGATTAGCCGGCGCGATCGTCCTCTCGATCGGTCTGGCCATTCCGTCCCTGCCCGCGGCCGCCGCGCCCGCCACCGCGGCCACCACGTCCCCCGAGTCCGCGGTGCGCGTCTCGCTCGGCATGGCCGAGGCGATGAAGCGCGACTTCGGCCTCACCGCCGAAGGCGTGCAGACCCGCCTGGCCCAGGAAGAGAAGGCTCGCGGCGCCGAGACGGTGGCCCGCAAGCTCTACGGCTCGTCCTACGCGGGCAGCTGGTTCGACCCCGCGACCGGCAAGCTCGCCGTCGCGGTGGCCGGTGACGCCGCCGCCGACAAGACCGGTCTCGACGTGACCGTCGTGCCCGTCGCGCACAGCTACGCCCAGCTCGACGCCGCCAAGACCGCCATCGACCGACAGGCGGGCAAGGCCGCGCCGGCGGGCGTGAACGGCTGGTACGTCGACGTGCGGACCAACACGGTCGTCGTCACCGTCAACCGGCACAAGGTCGACGCCGAGGTGACCGCGTTCATCGACGACGCCAAGTCCTTGCACCACGCCGTGCGCGTGGTGGAGGAAGAGCACTCGCCGCAGCTCTACGCGGACGTGGTCGGCGGCTGGCCCTACTGGATCAACAACGCCGGCCGGTGCTCCATCGGCTTCGCCGTGTACGGCGGGTTCGTGAGCGCGGGCCACTGCGGCACCCCCGGTTCCCAGGCCACCGACCAGTACGGCGCGCTCTACGGCTACTTCGCGGGCTCCACGTTCCCCTACTACGACTACTCGTACGTGCAGACCGTCGCGGGCGTGAACCTGTGGGGCTACATGGAGGGCTACAACGGCTACTGGTACTACGTGCGCGGTTCCGCGCAGGTCGCCGTGGGTTCCGGCGTGTGCCGTTCCGGTTCCACGACCGGCATGTGGTGCAACTACATCCAGGCGCGCAACCAGACCGTGAACTACCCGCAGGGCGTCGTCTACAACCTGACCCGCACGAACGTCTGCGCCGAGCCCGGTGACTCCGGCGGTTCCTGGCTCAGCTCGAACCAGGCCCAGGGCGTCACCTCGGGCGGCTCGGGCAACTGCTCCAGCGGCGGGACCACGTACTACCAGGAAGTCAACCCGATCCTCTCCGCCTACGGCCTCTCGCTGGTCCTGAGCTGA
- a CDS encoding ABC transporter permease, with amino-acid sequence MTTVTASPVVVRGAEAPRPFALVRHSLALARRSLIKTMRSPEQLLDVTLQPVIFVVLFVYLLGGAVSGSTHEYLQLLLPAIMVQTTMFGGMATGVNLNTDIGKGVFDRFRSLPIGRSAPLVGSVLGDLIRYVVAVVSLLVFGTLMGFRVETGVLPALAACLLAILFAFSVSWAFVLVGMLVRTSGAVQGIGFLVMFPLTFGTSMIAPAETLPGWLRSWVEINPVTHVMNASRGLMVGGPVAGPVAWTLAWSALFVAVFAPLAVHAYRRRA; translated from the coding sequence ATGACGACGGTGACGGCTTCACCGGTGGTGGTCCGCGGGGCGGAGGCGCCGCGGCCGTTCGCCCTCGTGCGGCACAGCCTGGCGCTGGCGCGCCGCAGCCTGATCAAGACGATGCGGTCGCCGGAGCAGTTGCTGGACGTGACGTTGCAGCCGGTGATCTTCGTGGTGCTGTTCGTGTACCTGCTGGGCGGCGCGGTGTCCGGGTCGACCCACGAGTACCTGCAGCTGCTGCTGCCCGCGATCATGGTGCAGACCACCATGTTCGGCGGGATGGCGACCGGGGTGAACCTGAACACCGACATCGGCAAGGGCGTGTTCGACCGGTTCCGGAGCCTGCCGATCGGCCGGTCCGCGCCGCTGGTCGGGTCCGTGCTCGGCGACCTCATCCGGTACGTGGTGGCGGTGGTGTCGCTGCTGGTCTTCGGCACCCTCATGGGGTTCCGCGTGGAGACCGGGGTGCTGCCCGCGCTGGCCGCGTGCCTGCTGGCGATCCTGTTCGCGTTCTCGGTGAGCTGGGCCTTCGTGCTGGTGGGGATGCTGGTCCGGACCTCGGGCGCGGTGCAGGGCATCGGGTTCCTGGTGATGTTCCCGCTGACGTTCGGCACGAGCATGATCGCGCCGGCCGAGACGTTGCCGGGGTGGCTACGCTCGTGGGTCGAGATCAACCCGGTGACCCACGTGATGAACGCGTCACGGGGCCTGATGGTGGGCGGTCCCGTGGCCGGCCCGGTGGCGTGGACGTTGGCCTGGTCGGCGCTGTTCGTGGCCGTGTTCGCCCCGCTGGCCGTGCACGCCTACCGCCGCCGCGCCTGA
- a CDS encoding methyltransferase — protein MSVTVSGVPGVLGGRDLDRLTATVAFLRDRGTGDALAAVVGAEPSACLVRHLEFGRAAVFVASARPAGLVGVLAGLGVDAPEPRPDEVVRGRAGQELDVRVVRGAVGSREVRLLVPRAEMPEAEREAESHVAFRVTDADDVVLRGACATLRDSGLTPDGGGYDGQDTTLCFRGTTRLVLHAPGHHAEALEHHLGRPDQPRRSMLDLMTGAWRTRAVAAAAELGIADQLADGPLDTADLAARTGSRPDKLRRVLAYLAGLGVLGRDGERWSLTEVGTLLRDDVAGSQRDLARIYGGLFYRSFSGLEHAVRTGESGFSHVYGAQPFEHFAANPADARLFEGAMAAGTAFLGLVPGLLDLPDTGTVVDVGGGDGRLLDLVLAAGPGLRGVLFDRPHVIGAATDVLAGHGARASVVAGDFFHDPVPSGADLYLLSRIMHDWDDERCSVILRNVRAAMAEGATLALVERPIQGDPRTLLPLAFNVHMMVNTVQGGERTTEEHRSLLAANGFVLDDIRELPLDMAVLVARAAV, from the coding sequence ATGTCCGTGACGGTGAGCGGCGTGCCCGGCGTGCTCGGTGGGAGAGACCTCGACCGGTTGACGGCGACCGTGGCCTTCCTGCGGGACCGGGGCACCGGGGACGCGCTGGCGGCCGTGGTGGGCGCTGAGCCGTCCGCCTGCCTCGTGCGCCACCTGGAGTTCGGGCGCGCGGCGGTGTTCGTGGCGTCGGCGCGGCCGGCCGGCCTGGTCGGGGTGCTGGCCGGGCTGGGCGTGGACGCGCCGGAGCCGCGCCCGGATGAGGTGGTGCGCGGACGTGCCGGGCAGGAGCTCGACGTGCGGGTCGTGCGGGGTGCGGTCGGGTCGCGGGAGGTGCGGCTGCTCGTGCCGCGCGCGGAGATGCCCGAGGCCGAGCGGGAGGCCGAATCGCACGTCGCGTTCCGCGTCACCGACGCCGACGACGTGGTGCTGCGCGGGGCGTGCGCGACGTTGCGGGACTCGGGCCTCACACCCGACGGCGGCGGCTACGACGGGCAGGACACGACCCTCTGCTTCCGCGGCACGACCCGGCTCGTGCTGCACGCGCCCGGCCACCACGCCGAAGCGCTGGAGCACCACCTCGGACGCCCCGACCAGCCGCGGCGCTCGATGCTCGACCTGATGACCGGCGCGTGGCGCACCCGGGCCGTGGCGGCGGCGGCCGAGCTGGGGATCGCCGACCAGCTCGCCGACGGCCCGCTCGACACCGCCGACCTGGCCGCCCGCACCGGCTCGCGCCCGGACAAGCTGCGCCGGGTGCTCGCCTACCTGGCCGGGCTGGGCGTGCTGGGCCGCGACGGCGAGCGGTGGTCGTTGACCGAGGTCGGCACGCTGCTGCGCGACGACGTGGCCGGGTCGCAGCGGGACCTCGCGCGGATCTACGGCGGCCTGTTCTACCGGTCGTTCAGCGGGCTGGAGCACGCCGTGCGCACCGGCGAGAGCGGGTTCAGCCACGTCTACGGCGCGCAGCCGTTCGAGCACTTCGCCGCGAACCCGGCCGACGCGCGGCTGTTCGAGGGCGCGATGGCGGCGGGCACGGCGTTCCTCGGGCTGGTGCCCGGACTGCTGGACCTGCCCGACACCGGCACGGTGGTCGACGTGGGCGGCGGCGACGGACGGCTGCTGGACCTCGTGCTGGCCGCCGGACCGGGACTGCGCGGGGTGCTGTTCGACCGGCCGCACGTGATCGGCGCGGCGACCGACGTGCTCGCCGGTCACGGCGCGCGGGCGTCGGTCGTCGCGGGCGACTTCTTCCACGACCCGGTGCCGTCGGGCGCGGACCTCTACCTGCTGTCGCGGATCATGCACGACTGGGACGACGAGCGGTGCTCGGTGATCCTGCGCAACGTGCGCGCGGCGATGGCGGAGGGCGCGACGCTGGCCCTGGTCGAGCGCCCGATCCAGGGCGACCCGCGCACCCTGCTGCCGCTGGCGTTCAACGTCCACATGATGGTCAACACCGTGCAGGGCGGTGAGCGGACCACGGAGGAGCACCGGAGCCTGTTGGCGGCCAACGGCTTCGTGCTGGACGACATCCGGGAGCTGCCGCTGGACATGGCGGTGCTGGTCGCGCGCGCCGCTGTGTGA